A genomic stretch from Spongiibacter nanhainus includes:
- a CDS encoding sterol desaturase family protein has translation MDTFQYALLFAIPSFLLLMAIEFSWGLIKGHNTWNNQADAISSISSGLTYVCLQGLNIGVLVISYQWLATLVEPTPMVYQGIGLWLLVFVWTDFSGYWIHRWAHANSFLWAMHMIHHSSEEFNLPVALRQNAFKWFSYTGVMLLPLLLLGVPVEIVATVAPVHLFLQFWYHTRHIGKLGWLEYVLVTPSQHRVHHAINPRYIDKNFGQIFCWDRLFGTFQEELDSDPPAYGITTPVRSYNPMMIELRYMGRLCRDALYTRGWTNKLRVFLSRTGWRPDDSAQRWPTEKYDYRDDSQKYAPYNPPWRIAWGWVQLLLVVALTAYLIIFMERTPEPAQLGIFALILLTIAANTEQLMNHSTLWIDALRAGIVATLFAMYPQVFGFVSPSTIGLLLTLAIVAISLVGTLAPAAKGSSANTAHG, from the coding sequence ATGGATACCTTTCAATACGCTCTGCTCTTTGCCATCCCCAGCTTTTTACTGCTGATGGCCATCGAATTTAGCTGGGGCCTGATCAAGGGCCACAACACCTGGAACAACCAGGCCGATGCCATCTCCAGCATCAGCTCGGGGCTCACTTATGTGTGCCTGCAAGGCCTAAACATCGGCGTGCTGGTGATCAGCTACCAGTGGTTGGCAACCCTGGTGGAGCCGACGCCAATGGTTTATCAAGGGATTGGACTGTGGCTGCTGGTTTTTGTGTGGACCGACTTTAGCGGCTACTGGATTCACCGCTGGGCCCACGCCAACAGTTTTCTGTGGGCCATGCATATGATTCACCATTCCAGCGAGGAATTTAATCTGCCGGTAGCACTGCGCCAGAACGCCTTTAAATGGTTTAGCTACACTGGCGTGATGCTACTGCCGCTGCTGCTACTCGGTGTGCCGGTAGAGATCGTGGCCACCGTGGCACCGGTACATTTGTTTTTACAGTTTTGGTATCACACCCGCCATATCGGCAAGCTGGGCTGGCTGGAATACGTGCTGGTCACCCCTTCCCAGCACCGGGTTCACCACGCCATCAATCCCCGCTATATCGACAAAAACTTTGGTCAGATCTTTTGCTGGGATCGCCTGTTTGGCACCTTCCAGGAAGAGCTGGACAGCGACCCGCCGGCCTATGGCATCACCACCCCGGTACGCAGCTATAACCCAATGATGATAGAGCTTCGCTACATGGGACGCCTGTGCCGGGACGCCCTCTACACCCGAGGTTGGACCAACAAATTGCGGGTATTTCTGTCCCGCACGGGTTGGCGGCCGGATGACAGCGCCCAGCGCTGGCCCACCGAGAAGTACGACTACCGTGACGACAGCCAAAAATACGCGCCCTACAACCCGCCCTGGCGGATCGCCTGGGGGTGGGTGCAGCTGCTGCTGGTGGTGGCCCTCACTGCCTACCTGATCATCTTTATGGAGCGGACTCCCGAACCTGCACAGCTGGGCATCTTTGCGCTGATTTTGTTGACCATTGCCGCCAACACCGAACAGTTGATGAACCATTCCACCCTGTGGATAGACGCTCTGCGCGCCGGCATTGTGGCAACCCTGTTTGCCATGTATCCACAAGTGTTTGGCTTTGTGAGCCCCTCGACAATCGGCTTACTGTTAACGCTGGCAATTGTGGCAATCTCGCTTGTCGGCACTCTCGCGCCCGCAGCCAAAGGCAGCAGCGCCAATACCGCTCATGGCTAG